CACCTTGTTAATGCACCTTGCTTCCTTTCACAAAGTAAAGCATGGCTCGATTGCCATTGATGGAGAAGACCCTTTTGAAAACGAACGGATCTTGCAGGGAACATCTTTTATTTATGATAAAGATAACACCTATGACTACGATAAAATTGCCAAATTAATCAAAGAGATGCTCTATTTTCATCCGAATTTTGACGAAGCTTATGCCAAAGATTTAGCAGCAAAGTTTAACATTCCGATGGATAAAAGCGCTGACCAATTATCCAAAGGACAGTATTCCGCTTTACAGGTCACCATTGGTCTGGCAAGCAGAACGCCGCTTACGATTTTTGATGAAGCCTATCTGGGTATGGATGCACCGGCAAGAGAGTTATTTTATAAAGAAATCTTATTAGAACAGGAAAGACATCCGCGTACGATTTTATTTTCTACCCACCTTGTTTCCGAAATGGAATACCTCTTTGATGAAGTACTTATGATCAATAATGGCAAGGTTTTATTGCAGGAAACAAGTGAGCAGCTTCTGGAAAAAGGCTTCTCTATTACAGGATCTAAAGAAGATGTGAATGCATTTACAAAAACAATGAAAGTGATTCATGAGAAGTCGCTTGGCGGCACAAAATCTGTGATGGTGTATGGAACGTTGACGGAACAAGCGCAGCGAGAAGCAGCTGAGCTTGGTTTAGAGATTGGCACATTATCTTTAAATAATCTCTTTATTCATTTGACAAAGGAAGGTGAAGAAGCATGAAACAATCGCAATTAGGATGGGCTTTATTCGCAGAACAGATGAAATGGGCTGCTTGGTTTTTCGGCATAATGATTATGTTGACGATTGGAATTACGATAGCAAATCATTGGGGTGTCTTGGATAACCTTGATGTTAGCAATACAACTTCGAATGTATTTTTGTTGATTATCGGATTGCTTTATTCTTATGGGTTCTTAGACTACTACTTTAAATTAGGGATCTCCCGGAAAAAGTTCTTTAAAGCTTCTTTATTCGCATCCGTGTTGCTTTCCGTTATTTTAGCTTTTGCGATGAGCCTCATGATTGGTTTATTTGAGACACTTGTTCCAGCTTTCGGTTTTACTGTTCCATGGTCAGATTTATTGAGCAGCGGTGGCATATTATCTTTTCTAAAAAGTATAGCCGATTATTCTGTCAGCCATTTTCTCTATCTTTTAATTGGCTGGTTTATGGGGCTTGGTTTTTATCGGTTTCGCTGGAAGATTGGATTATTATTTATCCTTCTTTCCTTTCCATTTTTCGGGATATCCGCATTGTTGCAGGATCAGGATGATATTGCACATACGATTAACTTTTTCACCTCTAACTCGCACATTATCAGCATGGGACCCTATGCTATTTTCTTTATCATGATAGCCATTTTAATTATCTGTAACTACCGTCTGACCAAAAACGTACCAATTCGATTATAAAAACTTGCCAGAAAGGAGGCTACACGCATCATGTCCACACAATTTCGAAGTGATAAACCTATTTTTCTCCAAGTCCGGGAACAGATTGAAGACCAGATTGTCAATGATCAGCTGAAAGAAGGCGAGCAAGCCCCTTCCACCAATCAGCTGGTGCAATTTTATAAAATTAATCACGCCACTATTTCCAAAGGCGTTACACAGCTTGTAGACGAAGGCATTTTATACAAAAAGCGGGGTGTCGGCATGTTTGTCGCAGAAGGAGCAAAACAAAAACTCGTTCAAAAACGAAAGCAGGACTTTATGGAAGATTACGTTATCGGCTTAGTCCAGGAAGCAGAGAAGCTTCGTATTACAGAGGATGAAATTATTGATTTAATTAAAAAAGCAAAAAAGGGGGATAACGCATGAGTTATGCAGTTGAAGCCTCAAATATCCGTGTACAATATAAAGATTTTACTGCTATCGATCAAATTAGTTTTCAGCTCACACCTGGAAAAATTCATGGTTTATTAGGAAGAAATGGAGCTGGAAAAACAACGTTGCTCTCTGTTTTGGCATCTTTTCGAAAAGCAGATGCAGGAAGTCTTACCATTGATGGTGAAGACCCTTTTGAAAATCCAAGAATTATGCAGGGCACAATCTTCCTATTTGATCAGCACAAAGATTTGGAATACAGCTATGATAAGGTTGGCGAAACATTAAAGGAAATGGCTTACTTCCGCCCAAATTTTGATGATACCTTTGCCCTTCAGTTAGCTGAAACGTTCAAGCTTCCTTTAAATAAAAAGGTGAATCAGCTGTCGAAAGGAAAAAAATCAGCGTTTCAAGCGATTATTGGTTTAGCAACTAGAGCTCC
The nucleotide sequence above comes from Oceanobacillus timonensis. Encoded proteins:
- a CDS encoding ABC transporter ATP-binding protein; amino-acid sequence: MPYSIEVRHLTVHYKKFKALEDVTFILSPGKVHGILGRNGAGKTTLLMHLASFHKVKHGSIAIDGEDPFENERILQGTSFIYDKDNTYDYDKIAKLIKEMLYFHPNFDEAYAKDLAAKFNIPMDKSADQLSKGQYSALQVTIGLASRTPLTIFDEAYLGMDAPARELFYKEILLEQERHPRTILFSTHLVSEMEYLFDEVLMINNGKVLLQETSEQLLEKGFSITGSKEDVNAFTKTMKVIHEKSLGGTKSVMVYGTLTEQAQREAAELGLEIGTLSLNNLFIHLTKEGEEA
- a CDS encoding GntR family transcriptional regulator — its product is MSTQFRSDKPIFLQVREQIEDQIVNDQLKEGEQAPSTNQLVQFYKINHATISKGVTQLVDEGILYKKRGVGMFVAEGAKQKLVQKRKQDFMEDYVIGLVQEAEKLRITEDEIIDLIKKAKKGDNA
- a CDS encoding ATP-binding cassette domain-containing protein, encoding MSYAVEASNIRVQYKDFTAIDQISFQLTPGKIHGLLGRNGAGKTTLLSVLASFRKADAGSLTIDGEDPFENPRIMQGTIFLFDQHKDLEYSYDKVGETLKEMAYFRPNFDDTFALQLAETFKLPLNKKVNQLSKGKKSAFQAIIGLATRAPLTIFDEAYLGMDAPTREIFYNEILNDQEEHPRTIIFSTHLVSETDYLFDEVLMIHNGKVLLQDTNEQIISKGFSITGSQEQIDAFTEGLEILNSQILGGTKSVMVYGEMTEQQRNAANQAGLEIGPLSLHDLFVHLTKEEEE